A single window of Oreochromis aureus strain Israel breed Guangdong linkage group 5, ZZ_aureus, whole genome shotgun sequence DNA harbors:
- the nicn1 gene encoding nicolin-1 isoform X2: MAEVEKTLPPVVLPDRAAVPLLTTGGLTAIVRSVNRCIPLGIKTTTAGSSLFSLSAVVASSQPAPRETHNKFMQVEPDHVVCVRLILRQPSLAWLTFSLEDIKIFPHTEPDPEKEVSDWLSDLTLIDQHPDLEGLPDPQTVSSSIQQMWALTEVMQTNQTTASIGRFDVDGCYDISLLSLT, translated from the exons ATGGCAGAAGTTGAGAAAACTTTGCCGCCTGTTGTGCTGCCAGACCGAGCTGCTGTGCCTCTGCTAACAACAGGAGGATTAACCGCAATCGTCAGATCTGTAAATCGATGTATCCCGCTGGGCATAAAAACCACCACAGCCGGCTCCAGTTTGTTTTCCCTCTCAGCTGTGGTGGCGTCGAGCCAGCCGGCTCCCCGAGAAACTCACAATAAGTTT ATGCAGGTGGAGCCGGATCACGTGGTGTGTGTGCGGCTGATCCTGAGACAGCCGTCCTTGGCCTGGTTAACCTTCAGCCTTGAAGACATTAAAATATTCCCTCACACGGAGCCG GACCCAGAGAAGGaggtttctgattggctgtctgaCCTGACCCTCATTGACCAGCACCCTGATCTGGAG GGTCTCCCTGACCCGCAGACCGTATCCTCCAGCATCCAGCAGATGTGGGCTCTGACTGAGGTgatgcagaccaatcagacgaCAGCATCCATCGGACGGTTCGAT GTGGATGGATGCTACGATATCAGCCTGCTCTCCCTGACataa
- the nicn1 gene encoding nicolin-1 isoform X1: MTPDDTKPVNFTVKAPVYLQIGDTKADTAHSGVCVVDVNLPFGKPVNIEEVTFKNYYTAYVTVRLLRRNPEQEAPAKWCTALRDLPLMDNPHTERGSQDYYTIHRTQMQVEPDHVVCVRLILRQPSLAWLTFSLEDIKIFPHTEPDPEKEVSDWLSDLTLIDQHPDLEGLPDPQTVSSSIQQMWALTEVMQTNQTTASIGRFDVDGCYDISLLSLT, translated from the exons ATGACCCCTGACGACACCAAGCCTGTGAACTTCACTGTCAAAGCTCCGGTCTACCTGCAGATCGGAGATACCAAAGCAGACACGGCTCACTCCGGTGTCTGTGTCGTCGACGTCAACCTCCCGTTTGGAAAGCCTGTTAAT ATCGAGGAGGTCACCTTTAAGAACTACTACACAGCCTACGTGACGGTGCGTCTGCTGAGGAGGAACCCCGAGCAGGAGGCCCCCGCCAAGTGGTGCACGGCTTTGAGAGACCTGCCCCTGATGGACAACCCCCACACTGAGAGGGGCTCCCAGGACTACTACACCATTCACCGAACGCAG ATGCAGGTGGAGCCGGATCACGTGGTGTGTGTGCGGCTGATCCTGAGACAGCCGTCCTTGGCCTGGTTAACCTTCAGCCTTGAAGACATTAAAATATTCCCTCACACGGAGCCG GACCCAGAGAAGGaggtttctgattggctgtctgaCCTGACCCTCATTGACCAGCACCCTGATCTGGAG GGTCTCCCTGACCCGCAGACCGTATCCTCCAGCATCCAGCAGATGTGGGCTCTGACTGAGGTgatgcagaccaatcagacgaCAGCATCCATCGGACGGTTCGAT GTGGATGGATGCTACGATATCAGCCTGCTCTCCCTGACataa